One part of the Onychomys torridus chromosome 13, mOncTor1.1, whole genome shotgun sequence genome encodes these proteins:
- the LOC118594937 gene encoding histamine H4 receptor-like, whose amino-acid sequence MKLAGYQNHVLMVDRFGDSGMISIPLYIPHTLFNWNFGSEICIFWLIIDYLLCTASVYNIVLISYDRYQSVSNAVSYRAQHTGIVKIVAPMVAVWILAFLVNGPMILASHSWKNSTNTKECEPGFVTEWYILAITSFLEFFVPVISVAYFNVQIYWSLWKRGSLNRCPSHVGFISTSSSDDGPLPRAGLVSRTSLPALKESAPSLHSESPRRKSSLLVSFRTHMNSRFIAFKVGSFSHSETLALHHREHMELLRGRKLARSLAILLTAFFICWAPYCLVTIVFSTYAEGKRPKSVWYSIAFWLQWFNSFVNPFLYPLCHRHFQKAFWKIFCVKKQSAPSQNRSISS is encoded by the exons ATGAAGCTAGCAGGCTATCAGAACCACGTGTTGATGGTTGACAGGTTTGGCGACtcag GTATGATCTCCATTCCTCTGTACATCCCTCACACGTTGTTTAACTGGAATTTTGGAAGTGAAATCTGCATATTTTGGCTCATTATTGACTATCTTTTGTGTACAGCATCTGTCTACAATATTGTCCTCATTAGCTACGATCGATACCAGTCAGTTTCAAATGCT GTATCTTACAGGGCTCAGCACACTGGTATTGTGAAGATTGTCGCTCCGATGGTGGCTGTTTGGATACTGGCTTTCTTGGTAAATGGCCCAATGATTCTGGCTTCACACTCTTGGAAGAACAGCACTAACACAAAGGAATGTGAGCCTGGCTTTGTTACAGAGTGGTATATCCTTGCCATTACATCATTCTTGGAATTCTTTGTCCCTGTCATCTCAGTGGCCTATTTTAATGTACAAATTTACTGGAGCCTGTGGAAGCGCGGGAGTCTCAATAGGTGCCCCAGCCATGTGGGGTTCATCTCCACCTCCTCCAGTGACGATGGACCCTTACCCAGAGCTGGGTTGGTTTCCAGAACATCTCTTCCTGCATTGAAGGAATCAGCCCCATCCCTTCACTCAGAAAGTCCTAGAAGAAAGAGCagtctcctggtgtccttcagAACTCACATGAATAGCAGATTCATTGCCTTCAAAGTGGGTTCCTTCTCCCACTCTGAAACCTTAGCGCTTCACCACAGGGAGCACATGGAGCTGCTCCGGGGTAGGAAGTTAGCCAGGTCACTGGCCATCCTCCTAACTGCTTTTTTCATTTGCTGGGCTCCCTATTGTCTGGTCACAATTGTTTTCTCAACTTATGCCGAAGGGAAGCGCCCCAAATCAGTTTGGTACAGCATTGCCTTTTGGCTGCAGTGGTTCAATTCTTTTGTTAATCCATTTTTGTATCCCTTATGTCACAGACATTTCCAGAAAGCTTTCTGGAAAATATTTTGTGTGAAAAAGCAATCTGCACCATCACAGAACCGGTCCATATCCTCGTGA